A window from Candidatus Omnitrophota bacterium encodes these proteins:
- a CDS encoding radical SAM protein, with protein sequence MPEATLLERLYDKATNYLVPLYTTFELTFRCNLTCSHCYVVEQETQEINTRTACDILDQLKEAGCIYLVFTGGEILLRKDFFEIAEYAKSIGFALILFTNGTLIEGRVADRIQKLRPLSVEISLYGFEKTHDLLTQCHGAFARTLSAIQLLKERRVRVFAKAPVLKENFAEIWKLKKFVLDDLGVKWRGIGGGLLLCPKDDGGAEPLEHRLTDKELEVYLQGLGEEYRFLGKTLGPRLPGSPDNPLCSAGFASCDISPYGELNPCNLMRLSGKNSLKDSSFREVWLNHPEMRQLRETRLRDRTDCMNCELSPYCSTCPGVAQSECGKATAKLPEACRQAKATKDLIDAAGACHQH encoded by the coding sequence ATGCCAGAAGCGACTCTGCTTGAAAGGCTCTACGATAAAGCCACGAACTATCTGGTTCCTCTCTATACTACTTTTGAACTCACCTTTCGTTGCAATCTGACCTGCTCTCACTGTTATGTAGTCGAACAGGAAACCCAAGAGATCAACACCCGGACTGCCTGCGACATCCTCGATCAACTCAAAGAAGCGGGCTGTATCTATTTGGTGTTTACAGGCGGGGAGATACTTCTTCGCAAGGATTTTTTTGAGATCGCGGAGTATGCAAAATCTATAGGTTTTGCATTGATCCTTTTTACCAATGGGACGCTAATTGAGGGTCGAGTTGCAGACCGGATTCAGAAGCTTCGGCCTTTGAGCGTGGAGATCAGTCTCTATGGTTTTGAAAAGACTCATGATTTGCTGACCCAATGCCATGGGGCTTTTGCCAGGACGCTTTCTGCAATTCAGTTGTTGAAGGAGCGGAGGGTTCGGGTTTTTGCAAAAGCTCCGGTCTTGAAAGAGAACTTTGCTGAAATTTGGAAGCTCAAGAAATTCGTATTGGATGACTTAGGAGTTAAGTGGAGAGGTATCGGCGGGGGGTTGTTGCTCTGTCCTAAGGATGATGGAGGCGCAGAGCCCTTGGAACACCGTCTGACCGATAAGGAACTTGAGGTCTACCTGCAAGGGTTGGGAGAAGAATACAGGTTCCTGGGTAAGACGTTAGGGCCCCGGCTGCCGGGCAGCCCGGATAATCCATTGTGCAGCGCCGGCTTTGCCTCTTGTGATATTTCGCCCTATGGGGAGCTGAATCCATGTAATCTGATGCGCCTGAGCGGAAAGAACTCCCTGAAGGATTCCTCATTCCGGGAAGTTTGGCTCAATCATCCTGAAATGCGCCAGTTACGTGAAACCCGTTTGCGTGATCGTACGGATTGTATGAACTGTGAACTCAGTCCCTATTGCAGCACCTGTCCTGGAGTTGCTCAGTCGGAATGCGGCAAGGCCACCGCCAAGCTGCCCGAGGCGTGCCGGCAAGCCAAGGCTACCAAGGATCTTATTGATGCCGCAGGTGCTTGCCATCAACACTGA
- a CDS encoding PqqD family protein encodes MSTLHRIPARNSDLACGELADETILVCLDPDLGESELVTVLNESASAVWALIDGKRSVEEIIEILLEDYEVSRDELCQDVQDLLMDLCAKNVLNFSEDEKHGEGADGEEEKEGLG; translated from the coding sequence ATGAGTACCTTGCATAGAATTCCTGCGAGAAATTCTGACTTGGCCTGCGGTGAACTGGCCGACGAAACCATCCTTGTGTGCTTAGACCCTGATCTTGGGGAATCGGAACTTGTCACAGTTCTGAATGAATCCGCCTCAGCAGTGTGGGCACTGATCGACGGGAAGAGATCGGTAGAGGAGATTATAGAGATTCTTCTTGAAGACTATGAAGTGTCCAGGGACGAATTGTGCCAAGATGTTCAGGACCTCTTGATGGACTTGTGTGCTAAGAATGTTCTCAACTTCTCTGAAGATGAGAAACATGGAGAGGGTGCAGATGGAGAAGAAGAAAAAGAAGGATTGGGGTAA
- a CDS encoding O-antigen ligase family protein: MKPIAKLETAFGSSMWIFAVVLLALICFLPQEIYEMHSGVLFSPPLLWIACLGARQRSLKFLWEGTHRGLWLALGALGLSCTAALDRNTAWTAYVSVALPFAGYYFLGYFLWKEGFDRARIFIGIWVAFAALIALIGVVEWLVGSNLIYERWVGSSYYERYVSLATFPRPLSTQSHPPILASFLLGCLPFALWFYETVKKPCRPLALLAISLMVTGILLAGSRGGFLSACVAVLVYLWHRNRRAFWITLGVVLLMPFVLYTEGPPVGFYRFGTRHLIHGGYDSVVSPYRMLRLILVGRVLLFSPVLGLGLTHLRLRFFEFFPSSMPVTHEFMIADNMYLTVLAETGLVGFIFFYGFVFRLVWRAYRRIRSKEPLEDRGLGLAAWAALLGLLVNMGGYDLLYWHNPWMLLAILCGMLRAFVPARVSIDATH, translated from the coding sequence ATGAAACCAATCGCTAAACTGGAAACTGCCTTTGGGTCATCGATGTGGATATTTGCCGTCGTTTTGTTGGCCTTGATCTGCTTTCTGCCTCAGGAAATTTACGAAATGCACTCCGGCGTTCTTTTTTCCCCTCCGCTGCTTTGGATCGCCTGCTTGGGAGCCCGCCAGCGCAGTCTTAAATTCTTGTGGGAGGGCACTCATCGGGGTCTTTGGCTGGCTCTGGGTGCTTTGGGGCTCTCCTGTACCGCTGCCTTGGACCGAAATACTGCCTGGACCGCCTATGTGTCTGTGGCCTTGCCCTTTGCGGGTTACTATTTCTTGGGGTACTTCCTGTGGAAAGAGGGTTTTGATCGGGCCAGGATATTCATCGGAATATGGGTGGCCTTTGCTGCGTTGATTGCTCTTATCGGGGTGGTGGAGTGGCTGGTTGGGAGCAATCTCATCTACGAGCGGTGGGTCGGCTCTTCTTATTACGAGCGCTATGTGTCTTTGGCTACTTTCCCCCGCCCTCTGTCCACTCAGTCTCATCCGCCGATTCTGGCTTCCTTCTTGCTCGGATGCCTTCCGTTTGCTTTGTGGTTCTATGAGACCGTAAAGAAACCCTGCAGACCCTTGGCGCTCCTGGCCATCAGCCTTATGGTTACGGGAATTCTTCTGGCCGGATCACGCGGGGGCTTTTTGAGCGCGTGCGTTGCGGTCTTGGTTTATCTGTGGCATAGGAATCGCCGCGCATTTTGGATTACCCTCGGTGTTGTTTTGCTTATGCCTTTTGTGTTGTATACAGAGGGTCCGCCTGTTGGATTCTACCGGTTTGGGACGCGGCATTTGATTCACGGAGGCTACGACAGTGTCGTTTCACCCTACCGCATGCTGAGGCTTATCCTGGTTGGAAGGGTTCTGTTGTTTTCACCGGTATTGGGACTGGGGCTGACCCATCTTCGCCTGCGCTTTTTTGAATTCTTCCCGAGTTCCATGCCCGTGACCCACGAGTTCATGATTGCCGACAACATGTATCTCACTGTGCTGGCGGAAACCGGACTGGTGGGTTTTATCTTCTTCTACGGCTTTGTGTTCCGGTTGGTGTGGCGGGCCTATCGGAGAATCCGGAGCAAAGAGCCTCTGGAGGATCGGGGGCTGGGCTTGGCGGCATGGGCTGCGCTGCTGGGTTTGCTTGTGAATATGGGAGGCTATGATCTCCTGTACTGGCACAATCCCTGGATGCTTCTGGCTATTTTGTGCGGGATGCTGAGGGCATTTGTGCCTGCCCGGGTATCGATTGACGCAACACATTAG